Proteins encoded together in one Candidatus Binatia bacterium window:
- a CDS encoding arginine decarboxylase, pyruvoyl-dependent → MTMVAKKIFLTRGVGKHREKLTSFEMALRSAKIAQFNVVRVSSIFPPHAKLITPQEGLKLLKPGQILYVVMSDNATNEPHRLMAASVGVAIPKDRTQYGYLAEHHSFGLTDDKTGDYAEDLAASMLATILGIEFDPNKSYDERKDVWRLSNEIVMTRNVTQSAIGDKDGLWTSVVAAAVFAE, encoded by the coding sequence ATGACGATGGTGGCCAAGAAGATCTTTCTCACCCGAGGAGTGGGGAAGCATCGTGAGAAGCTGACCAGCTTCGAAATGGCCCTGCGCAGCGCCAAAATTGCGCAGTTCAACGTCGTCCGCGTCTCGAGCATCTTTCCGCCTCATGCGAAGCTGATCACTCCGCAAGAAGGTCTGAAGCTTCTCAAGCCCGGACAGATTCTTTACGTCGTCATGAGCGACAACGCGACCAACGAGCCGCATCGACTGATGGCCGCCTCGGTCGGCGTAGCCATCCCAAAGGATCGCACGCAGTACGGCTACTTGGCCGAGCATCACAGCTTCGGCCTGACTGACGACAAGACCGGCGACTACGCCGAGGACCTGGCAGCGTCGATGCTCGCCACCATCCTGGGCATCGAGTTCGATCCGAACAAGAGCTACGACGAGCGCAAGGACGTGTGGCGCCTGTCGAACGAGATCGTCATGACCCGCAATGTCACTCAGTCCGCTATCGGTGACAAGGACGGTTTGTGGACCTCGGTGGTTGCTGCCGCGGTCTTTGCGGAATAG